The Fervidobacterium gondwanense DSM 13020 genome has a segment encoding these proteins:
- a CDS encoding TatD family hydrolase, giving the protein MELNLDTQKLIDTHAHLHMWQFKNDLEDVLKRTQELKFVLNVSTNMKDMPETIKIAKRLSNTYCAIGVHPHDSKDALEHKENYLDKIERLATTSNKVIAIGEIGLDYFRNLSPVEVQKRVFADQLALAQKLDLPVILHIRDAYEDTYDILSAFKTEKLRGIVHAFGSDENWAKKFVKLGFKIGIGGPITYPKNEMLRRTVKIIGIENIVTETDCPYLPPQQFRGKRNEPIYVAYVVEELNKIFGKDVTEHVLSNVTQLFGLNNELLGVDAK; this is encoded by the coding sequence ATGGAATTGAATTTAGACACACAAAAGTTGATAGACACACACGCACATTTGCACATGTGGCAATTCAAAAACGACCTGGAAGATGTGCTAAAACGTACTCAAGAGTTAAAATTTGTTTTGAATGTGTCTACGAATATGAAAGATATGCCTGAAACTATCAAGATTGCAAAGCGCCTTTCGAACACTTACTGTGCAATTGGTGTCCACCCTCACGATTCCAAAGATGCTCTTGAGCATAAAGAAAATTACCTTGATAAAATCGAAAGACTCGCAACAACTTCAAATAAAGTTATCGCGATTGGAGAAATAGGCCTTGATTATTTTAGGAACCTCTCACCTGTTGAGGTTCAGAAAAGAGTATTCGCCGATCAACTTGCTTTAGCCCAAAAGCTCGATTTGCCCGTCATACTCCACATTAGAGATGCATACGAAGACACGTACGATATTTTAAGTGCATTTAAGACTGAAAAATTACGTGGTATTGTTCACGCGTTCGGTTCAGATGAAAACTGGGCGAAGAAATTCGTAAAATTGGGTTTCAAAATAGGTATAGGCGGACCAATTACATATCCTAAGAACGAAATGCTTAGAAGAACAGTCAAAATAATAGGAATAGAAAATATAGTGACCGAAACTGACTGCCCATATCTACCACCACAACAGTTCAGAGGAAAAAGAAATGAACCGATTTATGTTGCATATGTTGTCGAAGAGCTAAACAAAATATTTGGCAAAGATGTGACCGAACATGTTTTGAGCAATGTAACGCAACTCTTTGGTTTGAACAACGAACTTCTTGGAGTTGATGCAAAGTGA